The following coding sequences are from one Ornithodoros turicata isolate Travis chromosome 1, ASM3712646v1, whole genome shotgun sequence window:
- the LOC135376467 gene encoding uncharacterized protein K02A2.6-like isoform X1, producing the protein MRILVPAELRSRVLEELHSGHPGIVRMKEIARGYTWWPGIDFDLERMVKECDDCQDQRPLPAKAPLHPWSWPSEPWERVHLDYAGPFQNKIFLVAVDAHSKWPEVFVLGSTSAEMTVQCVRELFARWGIARTIVTDNGPQFCSESFQVFLKQNGVRHVTSAPYHPSTNGLAERFVRTLKECLRKDRSQSLEVRLANLLLSYRNTPHATTSQSPASLMLGRTLKTRLDLIRPSLKSVVTQKQQTQILQRNHQERMFQVGDSVRVRNYRSGKKWVHGFIISRTGPVSYKVKVITQHGTLVWRRHVDQIVAAQARTESSTDLHEQESSDLMPAISTGPCSETPVTEKPPTPVQARRYPLRERRPPQRYEST; encoded by the coding sequence ATGAGAATCCTGGTTCCAGCGGAGCTGCGTAGTAGAGTGCTTGAAGAGCTACACTCTGGACACCCAGGAATCGTTCGGATGAAGGAGATCGCCAGAGGTTATACCTGGTGGCCAGGTATCGACTTCGACTTGGAGCGCATGGTGAAAGAGTGTGACGACTGCCAGGACCAGCGTCCCTTACCAGCGAAAGCTCCGCTGCATCCGTGGTCGTGGCCGTCGGAACCTTGGGAACGCGTCCACCTGGACTATGCCGGACCGTTCCAGAACAAGATTTTTTTGGTGGCAGTTGACGCCCATTCTAAATGGCCGGAGGTGTTTGTACTTGGATCAACGAGTGCTGAAATGACAGTTCAGTGTGTGCGTGAACTATTTGCTCGTTGGGGAATTGCGAGAACAATTGTAACGGACAATGGGCCACAATTTTGTTCAGAATCTTTCCAGGTGTTCCTAAAGCAGAATGGTGTCCGGCATGTGACATCAGCACCTTACCACCCGTCAACAAATGGGTTGGCAGAACGGTTTGTGAGGACCTTGAAAGAGTGTTTAAGAAAGGATCGTAGCCAGTCGCTGGAGGTGAGGCTAGCCAACCTACTTTTATCTTATAGGAACACTCCTCATGCTACAACTTCTCAATCACCTGCATCTTTAATGCTTGGAAGGACGTTAAAAACGAGACTAGATCTGATTAGGCCTTCTCTTAAATCTGTCGTAACTCAGAAGCAACAAACGCAAATTTTACAGCGAAACCATCAAGAACGGATGTTTCAGGTTGGTGATTCGGTACGAGTAAGGAATTACCGGAGTGGGAAGAAATGGGTTCATGGCTTTATTATCAGTAGAACTGGGCCTGTGTCATACAAAGTGAAAGTGATCACACAGCATGGGACTTTGGTGTGGAGAAGACACGTTGACCAGATTGTCGCGGCTCAAGCTCGAACAGAATCTTCGACAGATCTACATGAACAAGAATCGTCGGATCTCATGCCTGCAATCTCCACTGGCCCATGTTCCGAGACACCGGTGACCGAGAAGCCGCCAACTCCAGTACAAGCAAGAAGATATCCACTTCGTGAGCGTCGACCCCCTCAACGTTATGAATCCACATGA